Proteins encoded within one genomic window of Amycolatopsis nigrescens CSC17Ta-90:
- a CDS encoding ArsR/SmtB family transcription factor, whose protein sequence is MAGTNLVGPEVDALELGVVLRALADEHRRSVMTELAADRTDSERGCNSFALPISKQTQTHHFRVLREAGLIDEIDYGNRKGIRLRRSDVESRFPGLLALLEAEHQDGTAPR, encoded by the coding sequence GTGGCCGGAACGAACCTGGTCGGCCCAGAGGTCGATGCGCTCGAGCTGGGCGTGGTGCTTCGCGCTCTCGCTGACGAGCACCGTCGTTCGGTGATGACTGAGTTGGCCGCCGACCGCACCGACAGCGAGCGAGGCTGCAACTCGTTCGCTCTCCCGATCTCGAAGCAGACCCAGACCCACCACTTCCGGGTCCTGCGCGAAGCAGGCCTCATCGACGAGATCGACTACGGCAACCGCAAGGGCATCCGCCTACGACGCTCGGACGTCGAGAGCAGATTTCCCGGACTGCTCGCACTCCTGGAAGCCGAACACCAGGACGGTACTGCTCCTCGCTGA
- a CDS encoding ATP-binding protein, translated as MAGTPEVQNLVSGPAVGNVVQAGQIDTVTVDQAGRPPGVPRQLPAASHLFTGREAELELLTAALDAELEQGSTVVISALGGAGGMGKTWLALHWAHQHQDRFPDGQLFVDLRGFDRSENPMPPHEAVRGFLDALGVAADDMPVELSAQAGLYRSLLAKRRMLIVLDNARDSDQVTPLLPGAPGCTVVITSRNRMAGLVTTQSARPVAVEALDERESRALLSRRLGAERLEAEPAAATELVQWCAGLPLALSIVAGRAVLDPQIPLADLAAELRSTSSRLSALDEGTSTACLETVLSWSYRSLTDPQAAVFVLLGLAPGPDISLSAAASLTGLPEREVFAVLRSLERVSLVQQHTSKRYRMHDLVRLYAAKQAQAADWDHGLRRLVTFACHTSHAADLLIAPNHAPIDLDELVNGCVPQQLATSDEGWAWLATERANLMATLQLARQMCWYSAVWQLAWAMTTFNLRQGHLHENLAAWKAGLAAAQHLPDPRIRTRSYRHRGRAHAQLGEHDDALRHLQAGLAWAHEHGDRLGEAHTHRAVAVAWGERGEYRNALDHSEQAFHLYEQLDVSVSGAHALNEIGWYTAKLGNLEQARQHCIQALEHCRNEDDRSGEAMALRSIGYIAHLAGDSEHAVRNYEQSRSLCQDLGDAATEASVLDHLGDAIETADAAAAQEVWQKALDLYRSQRRAEDVHRVQQKLTTLG; from the coding sequence ATGGCGGGTACTCCGGAGGTGCAGAACCTGGTCAGCGGGCCGGCAGTGGGCAATGTCGTGCAGGCTGGGCAGATCGATACGGTGACCGTCGACCAAGCTGGCCGCCCTCCGGGCGTACCGCGGCAGCTGCCAGCTGCTTCCCACTTGTTCACCGGCCGAGAGGCCGAGTTGGAGTTGCTGACCGCGGCGCTCGACGCCGAACTCGAGCAGGGTTCTACGGTGGTGATCTCCGCGCTCGGCGGTGCCGGTGGGATGGGTAAAACCTGGCTGGCGTTGCACTGGGCCCACCAGCACCAAGATCGGTTCCCGGACGGACAGCTGTTCGTCGACCTGCGGGGGTTCGATCGCAGCGAGAACCCGATGCCGCCGCATGAGGCGGTACGAGGCTTTCTGGACGCGCTGGGGGTGGCGGCCGACGACATGCCGGTGGAACTTTCAGCTCAAGCCGGGCTGTACCGCAGTTTGCTGGCGAAGCGGCGGATGCTCATCGTGCTGGACAACGCACGTGACAGTGACCAGGTAACTCCACTGCTGCCAGGGGCTCCGGGGTGCACGGTCGTGATCACCAGCCGGAACCGGATGGCGGGACTGGTTACCACGCAGAGCGCCCGGCCGGTTGCCGTGGAAGCGCTCGACGAGCGGGAGTCGCGGGCGCTGCTGTCCCGCCGGCTCGGCGCTGAGCGGCTGGAAGCTGAGCCGGCCGCGGCGACCGAGCTGGTGCAGTGGTGTGCGGGTTTGCCCTTGGCGTTGAGCATTGTCGCCGGCAGAGCGGTGCTGGACCCGCAGATTCCGCTGGCGGACCTGGCGGCGGAGTTGCGCAGCACCTCCTCACGGCTGAGTGCGCTGGACGAGGGAACGTCAACCGCCTGTCTGGAAACGGTGCTGTCCTGGTCCTACCGATCACTAACTGATCCGCAGGCTGCCGTGTTCGTCCTGCTCGGGCTTGCTCCTGGCCCAGACATCAGCTTATCCGCCGCTGCCAGCCTTACCGGTCTGCCGGAGCGCGAGGTTTTCGCGGTACTCCGGTCACTCGAGCGCGTTTCGCTGGTGCAGCAACACACATCAAAGCGCTACCGGATGCACGACCTCGTCCGGCTGTACGCAGCGAAGCAAGCGCAGGCGGCCGACTGGGATCACGGCCTGCGCCGCCTAGTGACGTTCGCCTGCCACACCTCGCACGCCGCCGACTTGCTGATCGCCCCGAACCACGCTCCGATCGACCTCGACGAGCTAGTTAACGGTTGCGTACCTCAACAACTTGCCACCAGCGATGAGGGTTGGGCCTGGCTTGCCACCGAGCGCGCCAACCTGATGGCCACCCTTCAGCTGGCTCGGCAGATGTGCTGGTACTCAGCGGTGTGGCAACTCGCCTGGGCCATGACCACTTTCAACCTGAGACAGGGACATCTCCACGAGAACCTGGCGGCGTGGAAAGCAGGTTTGGCAGCCGCGCAGCACCTGCCAGACCCGCGTATCCGTACCCGGTCGTATCGCCACCGCGGCCGAGCCCATGCACAACTCGGCGAGCACGACGACGCACTCCGCCACCTGCAAGCAGGACTCGCCTGGGCCCACGAGCACGGTGACCGGTTGGGCGAGGCGCACACGCACCGTGCTGTCGCAGTGGCCTGGGGGGAGCGGGGAGAATATCGGAACGCACTGGATCACTCCGAACAGGCATTTCACCTGTACGAGCAGCTCGATGTTTCCGTCAGCGGTGCTCATGCGCTCAACGAAATTGGTTGGTACACAGCGAAACTGGGCAATCTTGAGCAGGCGCGTCAGCACTGCATCCAGGCACTGGAACACTGTCGGAACGAGGACGACCGCAGCGGTGAGGCGATGGCACTGCGCAGCATCGGCTACATCGCCCACCTCGCCGGCGACAGCGAGCATGCAGTCCGCAACTATGAGCAGTCCCGGTCGCTGTGCCAGGACCTTGGCGACGCCGCCACGGAAGCGTCTGTGCTCGATCATCTCGGCGACGCCATCGAAACCGCCGACGCAGCCGCGGCGCAAGAGGTGTGGCAGAAGGCACTCGACCTGTACCGCTCGCAAAGGCGCGCCGAGGACGTGCACCGCGTTCAGCAGAAGCTCACCACACTCGGCTGA
- a CDS encoding response regulator transcription factor, producing MDENGSALLVQVVRRPTECWVRMLRGASREIWLLGSGGRLGVTTRGTSLPCRVIVHRSCLGCPDRLAELRRRARRGETIRVVADLPTEMVIVDRAMALLPLAACPSSEVLLVRGPVLVATLVAAYETWWQGAVPLAALESTGRGQGDPRLMILLAAGLTDKLIARQLGVGLRTVQRQVRALLEALSSQTRFQAGLRVGRLRLLDPDPGTKETAGDSALR from the coding sequence ATGGATGAGAACGGCTCGGCCCTATTGGTCCAGGTGGTCCGGCGCCCGACGGAATGCTGGGTGCGGATGCTGCGCGGGGCCAGCAGGGAGATCTGGCTGCTCGGCTCCGGCGGGCGGCTCGGCGTCACCACCCGTGGCACCAGCCTGCCGTGCCGGGTCATCGTGCACCGGAGCTGTCTCGGCTGTCCGGACCGGCTGGCCGAGCTGCGGCGTCGGGCAAGACGCGGCGAGACGATCAGGGTGGTCGCCGACCTGCCGACCGAAATGGTCATCGTGGACCGCGCCATGGCGCTGCTCCCGCTGGCCGCGTGCCCGTCGTCCGAGGTGCTGCTGGTGCGCGGGCCCGTCCTGGTGGCCACCCTGGTCGCGGCGTACGAGACGTGGTGGCAGGGCGCGGTGCCGCTCGCCGCGCTGGAGTCAACGGGACGGGGCCAAGGCGACCCGCGGCTGATGATCCTGCTCGCCGCCGGCCTCACCGACAAGTTGATCGCCCGCCAGCTCGGCGTCGGCCTGCGCACCGTGCAGCGGCAGGTCCGGGCGCTGCTCGAAGCACTCAGTTCGCAGACTCGCTTCCAGGCCGGGCTGCGGGTCGGCAGGCTCCGGCTGCTAGATCCCGACCCCGGCACCAAGGAAACCGCGGGCGACTCCGCGCTGCGGTGA
- a CDS encoding GAF and ANTAR domain-containing protein, protein MVHGQDEAWPVVLDEVTGALETLTMALDSVDDFQVLLHRVCEQVTRAVPGVDEATVTLVTDGSAETAATTSEIAAELDRDQYREGDGPCLQAAQTGDIVRVSIAEAADRWPVFAKDAAAAGFGSFLSAPLVIGDGQAGAVNCYSAYGHGFAELDEKLVDLYTGAATAALRVYRRYQQAQDTAEQLRAALTSRAVIDQAKGILMALRQISAEEAFTLLVEQSQRENIKLRELAARFITRATGQDPAA, encoded by the coding sequence ATGGTCCACGGCCAGGATGAGGCGTGGCCGGTGGTGCTCGACGAGGTCACCGGTGCGCTGGAAACCCTGACCATGGCGCTGGACAGCGTCGACGACTTCCAGGTTCTGCTGCATCGGGTGTGTGAGCAGGTGACCCGTGCCGTGCCGGGGGTGGACGAGGCCACCGTCACCCTGGTGACCGACGGTTCGGCGGAGACCGCCGCGACGACCAGCGAGATCGCGGCCGAGCTGGACCGCGACCAGTACCGCGAGGGCGACGGCCCGTGCCTGCAGGCCGCGCAGACCGGGGACATCGTGCGGGTCTCGATCGCCGAGGCCGCCGATCGGTGGCCGGTGTTCGCGAAGGATGCGGCCGCGGCCGGGTTCGGCAGCTTCCTGTCCGCACCGCTGGTGATCGGTGACGGGCAGGCTGGTGCGGTCAACTGCTACAGCGCCTACGGCCACGGTTTCGCCGAGCTGGACGAGAAGCTGGTCGATCTCTACACCGGTGCCGCGACCGCGGCGTTGCGGGTCTACCGCCGCTATCAGCAGGCGCAGGACACTGCCGAGCAGTTGCGGGCCGCGTTGACCAGCCGCGCGGTGATCGACCAGGCCAAGGGCATCCTGATGGCGCTGCGCCAGATCTCCGCCGAGGAGGCGTTCACCCTGCTCGTGGAGCAGTCCCAGCGGGAGAACATCAAACTCCGCGAGCTGGCCGCCCGCTTCATCACCCGCGCCACCGGCCAAGACCCCGCGGCGTGA
- a CDS encoding SPW repeat domain-containing protein: MGVGSGLALLAGLYLILSPWVTRSIDHFGLVASNLITGIAVALLAVAFARSFERLRSLAWVTPVIGVWVIASPWLVFRGSGLAQLELAGVPALSTAAWLSDVIAGVVIVVAGIALVSAARTASR; this comes from the coding sequence GTGGGCGTGGGAAGCGGGCTGGCGCTGCTCGCCGGCCTGTACCTGATCCTGTCGCCGTGGGTGACCAGGTCGATCGACCATTTCGGGCTGGTTGCCAGCAACCTGATCACCGGTATAGCCGTGGCTTTGCTCGCGGTCGCGTTCGCGCGGTCGTTCGAGCGGCTTCGGTCTCTCGCCTGGGTGACACCGGTCATCGGCGTCTGGGTTATCGCCTCGCCGTGGCTGGTGTTCCGCGGCTCGGGACTCGCGCAATTGGAACTCGCAGGCGTGCCGGCGTTGAGCACCGCGGCCTGGCTGAGCGACGTGATCGCCGGGGTCGTCATCGTCGTCGCCGGGATCGCCCTGGTCTCGGCAGCACGCACAGCGAGCCGGTAA
- a CDS encoding TetR/AcrR family transcriptional regulator, which produces MPRITAERRAANRSQIVAAARRCFSRDGFHQTSMPDIAAEAGVSVGAPYRYFASKEEIILEIAGDAFRVMFAPVERLVDVAGDMTVADLIAAAIDPVSGDLAVDGAGQAIPVDELLRCAVQAWGELLRHPGLRQQAEAGFEHVRGRIADALRNGQRTGSVPAELDPDRGARVVMALLHGFVLQYTAFGLDDIAGFTHDVRVVLNDAGLLRGHR; this is translated from the coding sequence GTGCCACGCATCACCGCCGAACGCCGGGCGGCGAACCGGTCGCAGATCGTGGCGGCGGCCCGTCGCTGCTTCTCGCGTGACGGCTTCCATCAGACCTCGATGCCAGACATCGCAGCTGAAGCGGGTGTGTCGGTCGGCGCCCCGTACCGCTACTTCGCCAGCAAGGAAGAGATCATCCTCGAGATAGCGGGCGATGCCTTCCGGGTGATGTTCGCTCCCGTCGAGCGCCTCGTCGACGTGGCCGGCGACATGACGGTTGCCGATCTGATCGCGGCGGCGATCGACCCGGTGAGCGGTGACCTCGCCGTCGACGGGGCGGGCCAGGCCATCCCCGTTGACGAGCTGCTGCGCTGTGCCGTTCAGGCGTGGGGCGAACTGCTCCGACACCCAGGACTGCGGCAGCAGGCCGAAGCGGGCTTCGAGCACGTGCGCGGACGCATCGCGGACGCGCTACGCAACGGCCAGCGGACGGGCAGCGTGCCGGCCGAACTGGATCCCGATCGCGGAGCGCGGGTGGTAATGGCGCTGTTGCACGGTTTTGTCCTGCAGTACACGGCGTTCGGACTTGACGACATCGCCGGCTTCACGCACGACGTCCGCGTCGTACTCAATGACGCCGGCCTGCTTCGCGGTCATCGCTGA
- a CDS encoding helix-turn-helix domain-containing protein — MAMSERAEPSCTLRTHVGSRLRHRRRAAGLSQRQLGRRLGYHHSFISKIESGARWPPPRLLSHADQVLGAEGELSALWRVVVSARSGTPDDAQIEAPVPGGSGPDPSPGPLGFPELAGLRGLRLPLFGVTCPAHGADGCRAVLEEDALLPHLRTGAPSGHHRAGAEVVHGFAVLLAAFTKAHLETRAAGTIASTERCLRALTRLAAHTGGKTAAGLRYLAPQYAHLAGWLRVELGQRGLGMLWFDRGVGWGRAAGNVPAVCECLGRMSLVARLERDAPCAAGYAEALRVAGAGRRWAEVLAEIHLLRARAVAGDLAGLTAHVWAVRNLLDRADGDPLDAPWLCGRKGHAYVESSVSAGFRDIAALGSDVRAAGSALTAAKLALANVSTRMRPSEVLLTLRLADAYACSGILDSAVQIAAAVAGEAVALDTTLINTELRGLRGRLWRTWGGLAEVRAFDDLLRAERTRVDTT, encoded by the coding sequence ATGGCGATGTCCGAGCGTGCTGAACCGTCCTGCACCCTGCGCACCCACGTCGGCTCCCGCCTGCGCCACCGGCGGCGGGCCGCCGGGCTGAGCCAGCGCCAGCTCGGCAGGCGGCTCGGCTACCACCACTCGTTCATCAGCAAGATCGAGTCCGGCGCGCGCTGGCCGCCGCCACGGCTGCTCAGCCACGCCGATCAGGTGCTCGGCGCCGAAGGAGAGCTGAGCGCGCTGTGGCGGGTGGTGGTCTCCGCCCGCAGCGGGACGCCGGACGACGCGCAGATCGAGGCACCGGTGCCGGGCGGGTCCGGGCCGGATCCGTCGCCGGGCCCGCTCGGCTTCCCCGAGCTGGCCGGGCTGCGCGGGCTTCGGCTGCCGCTGTTCGGGGTGACCTGTCCCGCGCACGGCGCCGATGGCTGCCGGGCGGTGCTGGAGGAGGACGCCCTGCTCCCGCACCTGCGAACCGGTGCGCCGTCCGGTCACCACCGCGCAGGCGCCGAGGTCGTGCACGGTTTCGCCGTGCTGCTGGCCGCGTTCACCAAGGCTCACCTGGAGACCAGGGCGGCTGGCACCATCGCCTCCACCGAACGGTGCCTGCGCGCGCTGACCCGGCTGGCCGCGCACACCGGCGGGAAGACGGCGGCCGGCTTGCGGTACCTGGCCCCCCAGTACGCGCATCTGGCGGGCTGGCTGCGGGTCGAGCTCGGCCAGCGCGGGCTCGGCATGCTGTGGTTCGACCGCGGGGTCGGCTGGGGCCGCGCGGCCGGCAACGTGCCGGCGGTGTGCGAATGCCTCGGCCGGATGAGCCTGGTGGCCAGGCTGGAGCGGGATGCCCCGTGCGCGGCCGGGTATGCCGAGGCCTTGCGCGTGGCCGGGGCCGGCAGGCGGTGGGCCGAGGTGCTCGCGGAGATCCACCTGCTGCGTGCCCGCGCGGTGGCCGGTGACCTCGCCGGGCTGACCGCGCACGTCTGGGCGGTGCGGAACCTGCTGGACCGTGCCGATGGCGACCCGCTGGACGCGCCATGGCTCTGCGGGCGCAAGGGGCACGCATACGTCGAGTCGAGCGTGTCCGCCGGGTTCCGGGACATCGCGGCGCTCGGCAGCGACGTGCGTGCCGCCGGGTCGGCGCTGACCGCGGCCAAGCTGGCGCTGGCGAACGTGTCGACGCGGATGCGGCCGAGCGAGGTGCTGCTCACCCTGCGGCTGGCCGACGCCTACGCGTGCTCCGGCATCCTGGACTCCGCGGTGCAGATCGCCGCCGCGGTGGCGGGGGAGGCGGTGGCACTGGACACGACGCTGATCAACACCGAGCTGCGCGGGCTGCGCGGCAGGCTGTGGCGAACCTGGGGCGGGCTGGCGGAAGTGCGTGCGTTCGACGACCTGCTCCGAGCCGAGCGCACGCGTGTTGACACGACTTGA
- a CDS encoding trypsin-like serine peptidase has translation MAAAEPESSGSAPVPTSEPGVDTALPPTPGSLVLTALTASPRPYTDPGERVHGKVFYTKGGRNTWCSSAVATAPNKSLVWTAAHCVSGAANVMFVPAYNSAGDDDAPYGRWPARLVQTSGNDHAVVVVGQVGDRSLEDVVGANGIRFNGPVANRTTIWGYPGARQWTGRDLTYCDERAQPSGASVRTSCVTQPGSSGGGYVTGAATPAGLGYLWANHTAGDGASYAIGSVFGATAKQLYDANSSR, from the coding sequence ATGGCGGCCGCCGAGCCGGAATCTTCGGGTTCCGCGCCGGTTCCAACTAGTGAGCCGGGGGTCGACACGGCGCTGCCACCGACCCCCGGCTCACTGGTGTTGACCGCGCTGACCGCGTCGCCGCGGCCGTACACCGACCCTGGCGAACGCGTGCACGGCAAGGTTTTCTACACCAAGGGCGGGCGCAACACCTGGTGCTCGTCAGCCGTCGCGACCGCGCCGAACAAGAGCCTGGTGTGGACGGCGGCGCACTGCGTCTCCGGTGCGGCCAACGTGATGTTCGTGCCCGCCTACAACTCCGCGGGCGATGACGATGCGCCATACGGCCGCTGGCCTGCCCGACTGGTGCAGACCAGCGGCAACGACCACGCGGTGGTGGTGGTCGGACAGGTCGGCGACCGGTCGCTGGAGGACGTGGTGGGTGCGAACGGGATCCGGTTCAACGGTCCGGTCGCGAACCGGACCACGATCTGGGGGTACCCGGGTGCCCGCCAGTGGACCGGACGTGACCTCACCTACTGCGACGAGCGTGCCCAGCCCTCCGGGGCGAGTGTCCGTACCTCCTGCGTGACCCAGCCGGGCAGCAGCGGTGGCGGATACGTGACCGGGGCCGCCACCCCGGCCGGGCTCGGCTACCTGTGGGCCAACCACACCGCGGGCGACGGCGCGAGCTATGCCATCGGCTCGGTGTTCGGTGCCACCGCGAAACAACTCTACGACGCCAACTCCTCTCGCTGA
- a CDS encoding M28 family peptidase, giving the protein MKLRKFFAPLATAALAATVVVSVSGPAKAVPAEAVPPDIPAANVMAHVQEFQNIAGRSGGNRAHGRPGYRASADYVKAKLDAAGFQTTLQAFSHNGATGWNVIADWPRGNANEIIFLGAHLDGVTAGAGINDNASGSAAALETALAVSRANLEPQKRLRFGWWGAEELGLIGSRYYTTNLPSAERTKIKSYLNFDMVGAKNTTTWGVYNDNASLRQMFETYFRGKAIPTRPVNIAGRSDHASFARIGIPVSGIASGSDPCYHSACDNINNVGSNVMGVSTNAVAYAAWTLSGAASAVNRDRIRQHTGS; this is encoded by the coding sequence ATGAAACTCCGCAAGTTCTTCGCCCCGCTCGCCACCGCCGCGCTCGCGGCCACCGTCGTGGTCTCGGTCTCCGGGCCGGCCAAGGCCGTGCCCGCCGAGGCCGTGCCGCCGGACATCCCGGCCGCCAACGTGATGGCCCATGTGCAGGAGTTCCAGAACATCGCCGGCCGCAGCGGCGGCAACCGCGCGCACGGCAGACCGGGCTACCGCGCGTCCGCGGACTACGTGAAGGCGAAGCTGGACGCCGCCGGGTTCCAGACCACGCTGCAGGCGTTCAGCCACAACGGCGCCACCGGCTGGAACGTGATCGCGGACTGGCCGCGCGGCAACGCCAACGAGATCATCTTCCTCGGCGCGCACCTGGACGGGGTGACCGCCGGCGCCGGGATCAACGACAACGCGTCCGGCTCGGCCGCCGCGCTGGAGACCGCGCTCGCGGTGTCCAGGGCCAACCTGGAGCCACAGAAGCGGCTTCGCTTCGGCTGGTGGGGCGCCGAGGAGCTCGGCCTCATCGGGTCCCGCTACTACACCACCAACCTGCCGTCCGCGGAGCGAACCAAGATCAAGAGCTACCTGAACTTCGACATGGTCGGCGCCAAGAACACGACCACCTGGGGCGTGTACAACGACAACGCAAGCCTGCGCCAGATGTTCGAGACCTACTTCCGCGGCAAGGCAATCCCGACCAGGCCGGTGAACATCGCCGGCCGCTCCGACCACGCCAGCTTCGCCAGGATCGGGATACCGGTGAGCGGGATCGCCAGCGGCAGCGACCCCTGCTACCACTCGGCGTGCGACAACATCAACAACGTCGGCTCGAACGTGATGGGGGTCAGCACGAACGCGGTCGCGTATGCCGCGTGGACGCTGTCCGGTGCCGCCAGCGCGGTCAACCGCGACCGGATCCGCCAGCACACCGGCAGCTGA
- a CDS encoding SDR family oxidoreductase, translating into MTDGSPQPRQAQEPPGSTGEMDPRPRDRMAGYTGRGLLDGRRALITGGDSGIGRAVAIAFAKEGADVAIAYLSEHEDAEATAAIVRGEGARCLLLPGDLGGAGHCRDVVEQTVNNLGGLDLLVNNVAMQRPLDGPEELTEEQWMRTFEVNIHSYFRVTKAALPHLGPGSAIVNTGSVNGLRGNKSLIDYSATKGAVHSWTYAMALVERGIRVNCVAPGPVWTPLIPSTFSPEKAADFGKQVPYQRPAEPDELAPSYVFLAANQLSSYYTGEVLAALGGETTPG; encoded by the coding sequence ATGACCGACGGTTCGCCACAACCCCGGCAGGCCCAGGAACCGCCGGGCTCGACCGGGGAGATGGATCCGCGCCCGCGGGACCGGATGGCCGGGTACACCGGTCGCGGCCTGCTCGATGGCCGCCGGGCATTGATCACCGGTGGCGATTCCGGTATCGGCCGTGCGGTGGCGATCGCCTTCGCGAAGGAAGGCGCGGACGTCGCCATCGCGTACCTGTCCGAGCACGAGGACGCGGAGGCCACGGCGGCCATCGTGCGCGGCGAGGGTGCCCGATGCCTGCTGCTGCCCGGCGACCTCGGGGGTGCCGGGCACTGCCGGGACGTCGTCGAGCAGACGGTGAACAACCTGGGCGGCTTGGACCTGCTGGTCAACAACGTCGCGATGCAGCGGCCGCTGGACGGGCCGGAGGAGCTGACCGAAGAGCAGTGGATGCGCACGTTCGAGGTGAACATCCACAGCTACTTCCGGGTGACCAAGGCGGCCTTGCCGCATCTCGGTCCCGGCAGCGCGATCGTGAACACCGGGTCGGTGAACGGGCTGCGCGGCAACAAATCGCTGATCGACTACTCGGCCACCAAGGGTGCCGTGCATTCCTGGACCTACGCGATGGCGCTGGTGGAGCGCGGGATCCGGGTCAACTGCGTCGCTCCAGGCCCGGTGTGGACTCCGCTGATCCCGTCCACCTTTTCGCCGGAGAAGGCCGCCGACTTCGGCAAGCAGGTGCCGTACCAGCGCCCCGCGGAGCCGGACGAACTGGCGCCCAGCTACGTGTTCCTGGCGGCGAACCAGCTCTCCTCGTACTACACCGGCGAGGTGCTGGCGGCGCTGGGCGGCGAGACCACACCGGGCTGA
- a CDS encoding FAD-dependent monooxygenase encodes MKKPEVLIVGAGIAGPALAYWLARNGYRPTVVEHARQLRSGGSAIVVKGPAIPVAERMGILPQLRELATRNRSLTLLDPAGKRVLRLPSSSGGSPTVEVTRADLSEVLHRSARGDAEFVFDDTVTAVDQDEGGANVTFRRSAPRRFDLVVGTDGMHSTIRRLVFGPERQFVRDLGLYGATVPLEPDAIDDPSELTMLTVPNRMLVVHPSRTTPLAIFTFRAARLAPYDRKNIALHKQTVADTYADVRWRAPELVAAYLDHPAPFFDPLTTVRMPSWSRGRVVLLGDAAAATALLGDGSSRAMAGAYALAEELASHHGDHARAFAAYESRLRREVQPRQRRVGLLSRLMVPSTRPGLVVRNTVGRAVGRTNRITSRETANGKTV; translated from the coding sequence ATGAAGAAGCCCGAGGTGCTGATAGTCGGTGCCGGAATCGCCGGGCCCGCGCTCGCGTACTGGCTCGCCCGGAATGGATACCGGCCGACCGTCGTCGAGCATGCCCGGCAGCTGCGCTCCGGTGGCAGCGCGATCGTCGTGAAGGGTCCCGCGATCCCGGTCGCCGAGCGCATGGGCATCCTCCCGCAGCTGCGGGAGCTCGCCACCCGCAATCGGTCGCTGACCCTGCTCGACCCGGCCGGCAAACGAGTCCTGCGACTTCCCTCCTCCTCGGGAGGGTCACCGACGGTCGAGGTGACCCGGGCCGACCTGTCCGAGGTACTCCACCGGTCGGCGCGGGGCGATGCTGAGTTCGTGTTCGACGACACGGTCACCGCAGTCGATCAGGACGAAGGCGGGGCCAACGTCACCTTTCGACGGTCCGCGCCACGGCGTTTCGACTTGGTGGTCGGTACCGATGGGATGCACTCCACCATACGGCGTCTGGTGTTCGGGCCCGAGCGGCAGTTCGTGCGCGACCTGGGTCTATACGGCGCGACCGTCCCGCTGGAACCCGACGCCATCGACGACCCGAGCGAGCTGACGATGCTGACCGTGCCGAACCGGATGCTGGTCGTCCACCCGTCGCGCACCACGCCGCTCGCGATCTTCACCTTCCGGGCCGCACGGCTGGCGCCCTACGACCGCAAAAACATCGCTCTCCACAAGCAAACCGTGGCCGACACGTACGCCGACGTGCGGTGGCGGGCGCCGGAACTCGTGGCGGCGTACCTCGACCACCCGGCCCCGTTCTTCGACCCCCTGACCACCGTCCGGATGCCCTCGTGGTCTCGCGGACGGGTCGTACTACTCGGGGACGCGGCGGCGGCCACAGCCCTGCTGGGCGACGGGTCCAGCAGGGCGATGGCAGGAGCGTATGCCCTCGCGGAAGAACTCGCCTCCCACCACGGCGATCACGCCCGCGCCTTCGCCGCCTACGAGTCGCGGCTCCGCCGCGAAGTGCAACCGCGGCAGCGACGCGTCGGCCTGCTCTCCAGACTCATGGTGCCCAGCACCCGACCAGGCCTCGTGGTACGCAACACGGTGGGCCGCGCGGTCGGTCGCACGAACCGGATCACCTCTCGCGAAACCGCAAACGGAAAGACCGTGTAG